In the Amblyraja radiata isolate CabotCenter1 chromosome 13, sAmbRad1.1.pri, whole genome shotgun sequence genome, one interval contains:
- the LOC116979886 gene encoding P2Y purinoceptor 1-like, giving the protein MDDLDFDTMEEVFANLSDLTGGLNKTCSLNKGFQFYYLPIMYIIVFVTGFIGNSVALWMFIFHMRPWSSITIYMFNLVLADLFYVFSLPVLIFYYFNKTDWIFGELLCKLQRFIFHVNLYGSILFLTCISVHRYTGVVHPMKSLGRLKKKSATIVCVCVWITVMAGISPILYFSRTGLRRNKTNTCYDTTSKDLLEIYFIYSMSTTFFGFCIPFATILVCYGFIVKALISNDMKTPLRGKSVRLVIIVLAVFAISYLPFHIMKNLNLQSRLYYQGLDTCEWNRRVYATYQVTRGLASLNSCVDPILYFLAGDTFRRRFTNAASRFMTRRGELSMPFRSEDSPLQPVSNISQNGDTSL; this is encoded by the coding sequence ATGGACGACCTTGACTTCGACACAATGGAGGAGGTGTTTGCAAACCTTTCTGATTTGACTGGCGGCCTCAACAAAACCTGCTCCTTAAACAAGGGCTTCCAATTTTATTATCTGCCCATCATGTACATTATCGTCTTTGTCACCGGATTCATCGGCAACAGTGTTGCTCTCTGGATGTTCATCTTTCACATGAGACCTTGGAGCAGCATCACCATCTACATGTTCAACCTCGTCCTGGCTGACCTCTTCTACGTCTTCTCCTTGCCCGTCCTAATCTTCTACTACTTCAACAAAACCGACTGGATCTTCGGCGAGCTCCTGTGCAAGCTTCAGCGGTTCATCTTCCACGTGAACCTGTACGGCAGCATCCTGTTCCTGACCTGCATCAGCGTCCACAGGTACACGGGTGTTGTCCACCCCATGAAGTCGCTGGGCAGGCTGAAGAAGAAGTCGGCCACCATTGTCTGCGTGTGCGTGTGGATTACCGTCATGGCCGGCATCTCCCCCATACTTTACTTCTCCAGAACGGGGCTGAGAAGAAACAAAACCAACACCTGTTACGACACCACGTCTAAGGATCtcctggaaatctacttcatctaCAGCATGAGCACCACCTTCTTTGGATTCTGCATCCCCTTTGCCACTATCTTGGTCTGCTACGGTTTCATAGTGAAGGCACTGATATCAAACGATATGAAGACTCCACTCCGAGGCAAGTCCGTGCGCCTGGTCATCATTGTGTTGGCCGTCTTCGCCATctcctacctgcccttccacatcATGAAGAACCTCAACCTTCAGTCCAGACTCTATTACCAAGGGCTAGACACTTGCGAGTGGAACCGAAGGGTCTACGCCACGTATCAAGTGACCAGAGGTCTGGCCAGCCTCAACAGTTGCGTGGACCCTATCCTGTACTTCCTGGCAGGAGATACATTCAGGAGGAGGTTCACAAACGCTGCCAGTAGGTTCATGACTCGACGGGGCGAACTCTCTATGCCGTTCAGGAGTGAAGACAGTCCACTCCAGCCTGTGTCAAATATTTCACAGAATGGAGACACTTCCTTGTAA